A portion of the Streptomyces sp. NBC_00376 genome contains these proteins:
- a CDS encoding SMP-30/gluconolactonase/LRE family protein, which translates to MTSERPLLYEALDDRFRTGRCMNGDAGLEVLYTGCRWAEGPLYVPAWRQLVWSDIPNDRMLRWDEETGAVGVFRRSAGHTNGNTLDREGRLVTCEQGNRRVTRTEHDGTITVLASHWQGRRLNSPNDATVKSDGSIWFSDPDFGITSDYEGHRAESEIGSNNVYRIDPSTGEVRLVADCFGAPNGLVFSADEQRLFVSDTRAGLIRVFDVRDDGTLSDGEIFAVAKARPAARFDNLRFDDDGRLWAAALNDGVHCYDPDGTLIGRLDIPEAVANISWGGAKRNRLFITAETSLYSVVMSVTGTHPTGPGQRPWPPSAG; encoded by the coding sequence ATGACCAGCGAACGCCCCTTGCTGTACGAGGCCCTCGACGACCGGTTCCGCACCGGGCGGTGCATGAACGGCGATGCGGGTCTTGAGGTCCTGTACACCGGCTGCCGTTGGGCCGAGGGGCCGCTCTACGTACCCGCCTGGCGGCAGCTGGTCTGGAGCGACATCCCCAACGACCGGATGCTGCGCTGGGACGAGGAGACCGGCGCCGTCGGTGTCTTCCGCCGCTCGGCGGGGCATACGAACGGCAACACCCTCGACCGCGAGGGCCGGCTCGTCACCTGCGAGCAGGGCAACCGCCGGGTTACCCGTACCGAACACGACGGCACGATCACCGTGCTGGCCTCCCACTGGCAGGGCAGACGCCTCAACAGCCCGAACGACGCGACGGTGAAGTCCGACGGCTCGATCTGGTTCTCCGACCCGGACTTCGGCATCACCAGCGACTACGAGGGCCATCGCGCCGAGAGCGAGATCGGCTCCAACAACGTCTACCGCATCGACCCGTCCACCGGTGAAGTGCGCCTGGTCGCCGACTGTTTCGGTGCCCCGAACGGCCTGGTCTTCTCGGCCGACGAGCAGCGGCTGTTCGTCTCCGACACCAGGGCGGGCCTCATCCGGGTCTTCGACGTGCGCGACGACGGCACGCTGTCGGACGGCGAGATCTTCGCCGTGGCCAAGGCCCGCCCGGCGGCCCGCTTCGACAACCTCCGCTTCGACGACGACGGCCGGCTCTGGGCCGCCGCGCTGAACGACGGAGTGCACTGCTACGACCCGGACGGCACCCTGATCGGGCGGCTGGACATCCCCGAGGCGGTGGCCAACATCTCCTGGGGCGGCGCCAAGCGCAACCGTCTCTTCATCACCGCCGAGACCAGCCTCTATTCGGTGGTCATGAGCGTCACCGGCACCCACCCGACGGGCCCGGGGCAGCGGCCCTGGCCGCCCTCCGCCGGGTGA
- a CDS encoding TetR/AcrR family transcriptional regulator — MPKRVDHEERRGQIAEALVRVAGRRGLHAVGMRDVAAEAGVSLRLVQYYFGTKEKLLLYGLQHLTDRFTARVGARLQAGGTAPGPRATAEALLLTSLPTDEEGRTFHLLYSSYAILSVTDEALAAQPFIANPDAAEDALTGLLRQAQEAGLADPGVDARTEAIGLLAMAAGMGTSILVGQRPAESAAEVLRHHLDRIFTPPTPA; from the coding sequence ATGCCGAAACGCGTGGACCACGAGGAACGGCGGGGGCAGATCGCCGAGGCGCTCGTCCGGGTAGCCGGGCGGCGCGGACTGCACGCGGTCGGCATGCGGGACGTGGCGGCCGAGGCCGGTGTGTCGCTGCGGCTCGTGCAGTACTACTTCGGGACCAAGGAGAAGCTGCTGCTCTACGGGCTCCAGCACCTGACCGACCGGTTCACCGCACGGGTGGGCGCCCGCCTGCAGGCCGGCGGTACGGCTCCGGGCCCGCGCGCGACCGCCGAGGCGCTGCTGCTGACCTCTCTCCCGACCGACGAGGAGGGCCGGACCTTCCACCTCCTCTACAGCTCGTACGCGATCCTGTCCGTGACCGACGAGGCCTTGGCCGCCCAGCCGTTCATCGCGAACCCGGACGCCGCCGAGGACGCCCTGACCGGCCTGTTGCGACAGGCGCAGGAGGCCGGTCTCGCCGATCCCGGGGTGGACGCCCGCACGGAGGCCATCGGCCTGCTCGCCATGGCGGCCGGCATGGGCACCAGCATCCTGGTGGGCCAGCGGCCGGCGGAATCGGCCGCCGAGGTACTGCGCCACCACCTGGACCGCATCTTCACCCCGCCGACGCCGGCGTGA
- a CDS encoding alpha/beta fold hydrolase: MPENTTRVRRDIGRYANDTLRDRYFAACDAVYALGAPARSETDVETAFGTTHVYRYGSTDPAAESRTPVVLIHGSGGCSAQWYPNTRALAAERPVYALDTPGDPGRSVHREPMWQPERAAQWMDEALDALGLDRIHLVGSSYGGWLVINQAHLRPGRLASVTALDPGGLEKVGLRFFVWIFASLFATSAPKALRPRLAAWLEQPVLIVPELRAMIRSGVRAFRIRRPAPLPLSDDQLATIRTPFHLIMGKRSLLVHPKRQLERVPRLIPGARAEIIAATGHGPQIDHPDLINDRMLDFMKDTDA; encoded by the coding sequence GTGCCCGAAAACACGACCCGCGTACGCCGTGACATCGGCCGATACGCCAACGACACCCTGCGCGACCGGTACTTCGCCGCCTGCGATGCCGTTTACGCGCTCGGCGCCCCGGCCCGTTCCGAGACGGACGTCGAGACCGCCTTCGGCACGACCCACGTCTACCGCTACGGCTCCACCGACCCGGCCGCCGAGTCCCGCACCCCGGTCGTCCTGATCCACGGCTCCGGCGGCTGTTCCGCGCAGTGGTACCCCAACACCCGAGCGCTCGCCGCCGAGCGCCCCGTCTACGCCCTGGACACCCCCGGCGACCCCGGCCGCAGCGTGCACCGGGAACCCATGTGGCAGCCCGAGCGCGCCGCCCAGTGGATGGACGAGGCCCTGGACGCGCTGGGCCTGGACCGGATCCACCTCGTCGGCTCCTCCTACGGGGGCTGGCTCGTCATCAACCAGGCACACCTGCGCCCCGGACGACTCGCCTCGGTCACCGCCCTCGACCCGGGCGGCCTGGAGAAGGTCGGCCTGCGCTTCTTCGTCTGGATCTTCGCCAGCCTCTTCGCCACCTCCGCGCCCAAGGCGCTGCGCCCCCGTCTGGCGGCCTGGCTGGAACAACCGGTCCTGATCGTCCCGGAGTTGCGCGCGATGATCCGCTCGGGCGTAAGGGCCTTCCGTATCCGCCGCCCCGCGCCCCTGCCCCTGTCCGACGACCAACTGGCCACCATCCGCACCCCGTTCCACCTGATCATGGGCAAGCGCAGCCTCCTGGTGCACCCGAAACGGCAACTGGAACGGGTACCGCGCCTGATCCCCGGAGCCCGAGCCGAAATCATCGCCGCGACCGGCCACGGCCCGCAGATCGACCACCCCGACCTGATCAACGACCGGATGCTGGACTTCATGAAGGACACGGACGCATGA
- a CDS encoding restriction endonuclease: MRRRPRKRGKSGQRADGRLIGALVAVVLVVALVDWLLAHWWVLIVVAALAVAAGGVWLRRKQQRMLWEAVRARGLRFGLSQLDALHHTRFEDAVRDLMCRDGCRDAVRVGGGGDLGADVKATDPYGRLWVIQCKHRRDGLAGSAVGTPDFQVLNGTARQVHGADVAVIVTNGRVTAPAVAFAEQQRLHVVDRHTLAAWASGSRPLWELLRAVPPPRRPTA; the protein is encoded by the coding sequence GTGCGGCGGCGTCCCCGAAAGCGGGGCAAGTCGGGGCAGCGGGCGGACGGTCGGCTGATCGGGGCCCTGGTGGCCGTGGTGCTGGTGGTGGCCCTCGTCGACTGGCTGCTGGCCCACTGGTGGGTCCTGATCGTCGTGGCCGCGCTCGCGGTGGCGGCCGGCGGCGTGTGGCTGCGCCGGAAGCAGCAGCGGATGCTGTGGGAAGCGGTACGGGCCCGGGGCCTGCGGTTCGGGCTGTCCCAGCTGGACGCCCTGCACCACACCCGGTTCGAGGACGCGGTGCGGGACCTGATGTGCCGCGACGGCTGCCGGGACGCGGTCCGGGTCGGCGGTGGCGGGGACCTGGGCGCGGATGTGAAGGCGACCGATCCCTACGGGCGGCTCTGGGTGATCCAGTGCAAGCACCGGCGCGACGGCCTCGCCGGCTCCGCGGTGGGCACGCCGGACTTTCAGGTGCTCAACGGCACCGCACGCCAGGTCCACGGCGCCGATGTCGCGGTGATCGTGACGAACGGCCGGGTGACCGCACCCGCCGTGGCCTTCGCCGAGCAGCAGCGGCTGCATGTGGTCGACCGCCACACCCTCGCGGCGTGGGCGTCCGGCTCACGCCCGCTGTGGGAACTGCTCCGGGCCGTCCCGCCCCCTCGCAGGCCGACTGCGTAA
- a CDS encoding phosphatase PAP2 family protein — MAGVVTLGFLIALEIAAHHYGLPGPLASQAKEVVVAPKSGPLLYAGMALMMLVLTWRERFIALGAAIGIDVVFWVVRWLADAEVTDGHPFGNGALWVILGCAVIAVTRRTGSERVLLLKGVGLGLLLVAGRKTGDTWLLITSKTRPEVLDQYVATADHALGNPSWLVGRLVTATGPIGFNLLDIVYGQLAVAAVLVTLYQLRNVANERRFPGHHLVRSFLVIGLLGPAFYMIFPVVGPLYAYGTGTEHWTSVSLWWSQSPPTGQWAVANLWPETLPPVSAPHHMPFDGITPRNCMPSLHTAWATAIFIHSRKGPRFLRYAGTFWLIATLTATLGFGYHYGADLLAGVVFTLTIEAALRTFDRGWDRSGLRVVAYGATVFAALLVSYRYLPLEMAKHPWLAGPLLVLAMVSVIYVYVRTVARWEPRTAPTRQPESQPEPA, encoded by the coding sequence GTGGCGGGTGTCGTGACCCTCGGTTTCCTCATCGCGCTGGAGATCGCCGCTCATCACTACGGTCTGCCGGGGCCGCTCGCCAGCCAGGCGAAGGAGGTGGTGGTCGCCCCCAAATCAGGCCCCCTGCTGTATGCCGGCATGGCGTTGATGATGCTGGTGCTCACCTGGCGGGAACGGTTCATCGCGCTCGGCGCCGCGATCGGTATCGACGTCGTCTTCTGGGTGGTCCGGTGGCTGGCCGATGCCGAGGTGACCGACGGCCACCCCTTCGGGAACGGCGCGTTGTGGGTGATCCTGGGCTGCGCGGTCATCGCCGTCACCCGCCGTACCGGCTCGGAACGCGTCCTGCTGCTGAAGGGCGTCGGGCTGGGCCTGCTGCTGGTGGCCGGCCGCAAGACCGGGGACACCTGGCTGCTCATCACCTCCAAGACCCGCCCGGAAGTGCTCGACCAGTACGTGGCGACCGCCGATCACGCGCTGGGGAACCCGTCGTGGCTGGTGGGCCGGCTCGTCACGGCCACCGGCCCGATCGGCTTCAACCTCCTCGACATCGTCTACGGGCAGCTCGCGGTGGCCGCGGTCCTGGTCACCCTGTACCAACTCCGCAACGTGGCGAACGAGCGCCGCTTCCCGGGCCACCACCTGGTGCGATCCTTCCTGGTGATCGGCCTCCTCGGGCCCGCCTTCTACATGATCTTCCCGGTGGTCGGACCGCTCTACGCGTACGGCACCGGCACCGAGCACTGGACATCCGTCAGCCTGTGGTGGTCGCAATCGCCGCCCACCGGGCAATGGGCGGTGGCCAACCTGTGGCCGGAGACGCTGCCACCGGTCAGTGCCCCGCACCACATGCCGTTCGACGGCATCACCCCGCGGAACTGCATGCCCAGCCTGCACACGGCGTGGGCCACCGCGATCTTCATCCATTCCCGGAAGGGCCCACGGTTCCTGCGGTACGCAGGAACGTTCTGGCTGATCGCCACGCTGACCGCCACGTTGGGATTCGGTTACCACTACGGCGCGGACCTCCTCGCCGGCGTGGTGTTCACGCTCACCATCGAGGCGGCCCTGCGCACGTTCGACCGCGGCTGGGACCGATCGGGGCTACGGGTGGTCGCCTACGGCGCGACCGTGTTCGCCGCGCTCCTGGTGTCCTATCGCTATCTGCCGCTGGAGATGGCGAAGCACCCGTGGCTGGCCGGACCGCTTCTCGTACTGGCGATGGTCTCGGTGATCTACGTGTACGTAAGAACCGTCGCACGGTGGGAACCGAGAACCGCCCCGACGCGGCAACCGGAATCGCAACCCGAACCGGCTTGA
- a CDS encoding oleate hydratase produces MPVSKNSKVHLVGGGVASLAAAAFLVRDAGVPGENVHILEQLSIAGGSMDGAVAPTSEGGYVTRGGRMFEEEHYVCLWNLLETIPTLDDPAISVRQEMLAFNIEHPTNAKARIINGDRTVADASRLGLDIRDRADMTRLLALPERVIGARRIDDFFQPHFFTTNFWCMWRTTFAFQTWHSAIELKRYFLAFVQEFDRIHTLSGVRRSKYNQYDSVIRPIQDWLTAQGVHTDFGVTVADVEFSDPAARRISRLYLERDGAAAGTIELGKDDYAFLTIGSMTADTTYGDRTTVPELIRDKRDGSWRLWESIAKKAPDFGRPTAFCGNIDETKWESFTLTMTGRTLLDRIQEYTGNVPGEGALMTWKDSRWLLSVVVPAQPHFRDQQENTYTLWGYSLFGDVPGDHVPKKMDDCTGAEILDELLGHLGFDDIADEVRATTKVTTVQMPYIDAQFQRRVVADRPLVVPDGAENFAFLGQFVEIPEDVVFTVEYSVRAAMIAVYHHFGVDKQIPPMYHGLADPRIAWSALRTAFA; encoded by the coding sequence GTGCCGGTATCGAAGAACTCCAAGGTCCACCTGGTCGGCGGAGGCGTCGCCTCGCTCGCCGCCGCAGCCTTCCTCGTGCGGGACGCGGGAGTTCCGGGAGAGAACGTCCACATCCTGGAGCAGCTGTCGATCGCCGGCGGATCGATGGACGGGGCCGTCGCCCCCACCTCCGAGGGCGGGTACGTCACCCGGGGCGGCCGGATGTTCGAGGAAGAGCACTACGTGTGCCTGTGGAACCTCCTGGAGACGATCCCGACCCTGGACGACCCGGCGATCTCGGTACGGCAGGAGATGCTCGCCTTCAACATCGAGCACCCCACGAACGCCAAGGCCCGGATCATCAACGGCGACCGCACCGTCGCCGACGCCTCCCGGCTCGGCCTGGACATCCGCGACCGCGCCGACATGACCCGGCTGCTCGCGCTGCCCGAACGGGTCATCGGCGCCCGCCGCATCGACGACTTCTTCCAGCCGCACTTCTTCACCACCAACTTCTGGTGCATGTGGCGCACGACCTTCGCCTTCCAGACCTGGCACTCGGCGATCGAGCTGAAGCGGTACTTCCTCGCCTTCGTACAGGAGTTCGACCGCATCCACACCCTGTCCGGAGTGCGGCGCAGCAAGTACAACCAGTACGACTCCGTCATCCGCCCGATCCAGGACTGGCTCACCGCCCAGGGCGTCCACACCGATTTCGGAGTGACCGTCGCCGACGTCGAGTTCTCCGATCCCGCCGCGCGCCGGATCTCCCGGCTGTACCTGGAGCGGGACGGTGCCGCAGCCGGGACGATCGAACTGGGCAAGGACGACTACGCGTTCCTGACCATCGGCTCCATGACCGCAGACACCACCTACGGTGACCGCACCACCGTCCCCGAGCTGATCCGCGACAAGCGGGACGGCTCCTGGCGGCTGTGGGAGTCGATCGCCAAGAAGGCTCCGGACTTCGGACGCCCGACCGCCTTCTGCGGCAACATCGACGAGACGAAGTGGGAATCCTTCACCCTCACCATGACCGGCCGCACCCTCCTGGACCGCATCCAGGAGTACACCGGCAACGTGCCCGGCGAGGGCGCCCTGATGACCTGGAAGGACTCGCGCTGGCTGCTCTCCGTCGTGGTCCCGGCCCAGCCGCACTTCCGCGACCAGCAGGAGAACACGTACACCCTGTGGGGATACTCGTTGTTCGGCGACGTCCCCGGCGACCACGTGCCGAAGAAGATGGACGACTGCACCGGCGCCGAGATCCTCGACGAGCTCCTCGGCCACCTCGGCTTCGACGACATCGCCGACGAGGTACGCGCCACCACCAAGGTCACCACCGTCCAGATGCCCTACATCGACGCCCAGTTCCAGCGCCGCGTCGTGGCCGACCGCCCCCTCGTCGTCCCGGACGGCGCCGAGAACTTCGCCTTCCTCGGCCAGTTCGTCGAGATCCCCGAGGACGTCGTCTTCACCGTCGAGTACTCCGTCCGCGCGGCCATGATCGCCGTCTACCACCACTTCGGCGTCGACAAGCAGATCCCGCCGATGTACCACGGCCTGGCCGACCCGAGGATCGCCTGGTCCGCGCTGAGGACCGCCTTCGCCTGA